One genomic window of Canis lupus baileyi chromosome 22, mCanLup2.hap1, whole genome shotgun sequence includes the following:
- the RPSA gene encoding small ribosomal subunit protein uS2 isoform X3 has protein sequence MLSAIIGIYIINLKRTWEKLLLAARAIVAIENPADVSVISSRNTGQRAVLKFAAATGATPIAGRFTPGTFTNQIQAAFREPRLLVVTDPRADHQPLTEASYVNLPTIALCNTDSPLRYVDIAIPCNNKGAHSVGLMWWMLAREVLRMRGTISREHPWEVMPDLYFYRDPEEIEKEEQAAAEKAVTKEEFQGEWTAPAPEFTATQPEVADWSEGVQVPSVPIQQFPTEDWSAQPATEDWSAAPTAQATEWVGTTTEWS, from the exons ATG CTCTCTGCCATCATAGGTATCTACATCATAAATCTGAAGAGAACCTGGGAGAAGCTTCTGTTGGCAGCTCGTGCCATTGTTGCCATTGAAAACCCAGCTGATGTCAGTGTTATATCATCTAGGAATACTGGCCAG CGAGCTGTGCTGAAATTTGCTGCCGCTACTGGAGCCACTCCTATTGCTGGCCGCTTCACTCCTGGAACCTTCACTAACCAGATCCAGGCAGCCTTCCGAGAGCCAAGGCTTCTGGTGGTTACTGATCCCAGGGCTGACCACCAGCCTCTCACAGAGGCATCTTACGTTAACCTGCCTACCATTGCTCTGTGTAACACAGACTCTCCTCTGCGCTACGTGGACATTGCCATCCCTTGCAACAACAAG GGAGCTCACTCAGTGGGTCTGATGTGGTGGATGCTAGCCCGGGAAGTCCTGCGCATGCGTGGCACCATTTCCCGTGAGCACCCATGGGAAGTCATGCCTGATCTCTACTTCTACAGAGATCCTGAAGAG attgaaaaggaagaacaggcTGCTGCTGAAAAGGCTGTAACTAAGGAGGAATTTCAGGGTGAATGGACGGCTCCAGCTCCTGAGTTCACTGCTACTCAGCCTGAAGTTGCAGACTGGTCTGAAGGCGTGCAGGTGCCCTCTGTGCCTATTCAGCAGTTCCCTACTG AAGACTGGAGCGCTCAGCCAGCCACTGAAGATTGGTCTGCAGCTCCCACTGCTCAGGCCACTGAATGGGTAGGAACAACCACTGAGTGGTCTTAA
- the RPSA gene encoding small ribosomal subunit protein uS2 isoform X2, whose translation MSGALDVLQMKEEDVLKFLAAGTHLGGTNLDFQMEQYIYKRKSDGIYIINLKRTWEKLLLAARAIVAIENPADVSVISSRNTGQRAVLKFAAATGATPIAGRFTPGTFTNQIQAAFREPRLLVVTDPRADHQPLTEASYVNLPTIALCNTDSPLRYVDIAIPCNNKGAHSVGLMWWMLAREVLRMRGTISREHPWEVMPDLYFYRDPEEIEKEEQAAAEKAVTKEEFQGEWTAPAPEFTATQPEVADWSEGVQVPSVPIQQFPTEDWSAQPATEDWSAAPTAQATEWVGTTTEWS comes from the exons ATGTCCGGAGCCCTTGATGTTCTGcaaatgaaggaggaggatgtCCTCAAATTCCTTGCAGCAGGAACCCACTTAGGTGGCACCAACCTTGACTTCCAAATGGAACAGTACATCTACAAAAGGAAAAGTGATG GTATCTACATCATAAATCTGAAGAGAACCTGGGAGAAGCTTCTGTTGGCAGCTCGTGCCATTGTTGCCATTGAAAACCCAGCTGATGTCAGTGTTATATCATCTAGGAATACTGGCCAG CGAGCTGTGCTGAAATTTGCTGCCGCTACTGGAGCCACTCCTATTGCTGGCCGCTTCACTCCTGGAACCTTCACTAACCAGATCCAGGCAGCCTTCCGAGAGCCAAGGCTTCTGGTGGTTACTGATCCCAGGGCTGACCACCAGCCTCTCACAGAGGCATCTTACGTTAACCTGCCTACCATTGCTCTGTGTAACACAGACTCTCCTCTGCGCTACGTGGACATTGCCATCCCTTGCAACAACAAG GGAGCTCACTCAGTGGGTCTGATGTGGTGGATGCTAGCCCGGGAAGTCCTGCGCATGCGTGGCACCATTTCCCGTGAGCACCCATGGGAAGTCATGCCTGATCTCTACTTCTACAGAGATCCTGAAGAG attgaaaaggaagaacaggcTGCTGCTGAAAAGGCTGTAACTAAGGAGGAATTTCAGGGTGAATGGACGGCTCCAGCTCCTGAGTTCACTGCTACTCAGCCTGAAGTTGCAGACTGGTCTGAAGGCGTGCAGGTGCCCTCTGTGCCTATTCAGCAGTTCCCTACTG AAGACTGGAGCGCTCAGCCAGCCACTGAAGATTGGTCTGCAGCTCCCACTGCTCAGGCCACTGAATGGGTAGGAACAACCACTGAGTGGTCTTAA
- the RPSA gene encoding small ribosomal subunit protein uS2 isoform X1, producing the protein MSGALDVLQMKEEDVLKFLAAGTHLGGTNLDFQMEQYIYKRKSDGVKKLSAIIGIYIINLKRTWEKLLLAARAIVAIENPADVSVISSRNTGQRAVLKFAAATGATPIAGRFTPGTFTNQIQAAFREPRLLVVTDPRADHQPLTEASYVNLPTIALCNTDSPLRYVDIAIPCNNKGAHSVGLMWWMLAREVLRMRGTISREHPWEVMPDLYFYRDPEEIEKEEQAAAEKAVTKEEFQGEWTAPAPEFTATQPEVADWSEGVQVPSVPIQQFPTEDWSAQPATEDWSAAPTAQATEWVGTTTEWS; encoded by the exons ATGTCCGGAGCCCTTGATGTTCTGcaaatgaaggaggaggatgtCCTCAAATTCCTTGCAGCAGGAACCCACTTAGGTGGCACCAACCTTGACTTCCAAATGGAACAGTACATCTACAAAAGGAAAAGTGATG GTGTTAAAAAGCTCTCTGCCATCATAGGTATCTACATCATAAATCTGAAGAGAACCTGGGAGAAGCTTCTGTTGGCAGCTCGTGCCATTGTTGCCATTGAAAACCCAGCTGATGTCAGTGTTATATCATCTAGGAATACTGGCCAG CGAGCTGTGCTGAAATTTGCTGCCGCTACTGGAGCCACTCCTATTGCTGGCCGCTTCACTCCTGGAACCTTCACTAACCAGATCCAGGCAGCCTTCCGAGAGCCAAGGCTTCTGGTGGTTACTGATCCCAGGGCTGACCACCAGCCTCTCACAGAGGCATCTTACGTTAACCTGCCTACCATTGCTCTGTGTAACACAGACTCTCCTCTGCGCTACGTGGACATTGCCATCCCTTGCAACAACAAG GGAGCTCACTCAGTGGGTCTGATGTGGTGGATGCTAGCCCGGGAAGTCCTGCGCATGCGTGGCACCATTTCCCGTGAGCACCCATGGGAAGTCATGCCTGATCTCTACTTCTACAGAGATCCTGAAGAG attgaaaaggaagaacaggcTGCTGCTGAAAAGGCTGTAACTAAGGAGGAATTTCAGGGTGAATGGACGGCTCCAGCTCCTGAGTTCACTGCTACTCAGCCTGAAGTTGCAGACTGGTCTGAAGGCGTGCAGGTGCCCTCTGTGCCTATTCAGCAGTTCCCTACTG AAGACTGGAGCGCTCAGCCAGCCACTGAAGATTGGTCTGCAGCTCCCACTGCTCAGGCCACTGAATGGGTAGGAACAACCACTGAGTGGTCTTAA